Proteins encoded in a region of the Fuerstiella sp. genome:
- a CDS encoding M24 family metallopeptidase produces MLLLSRDGHAVLFCDNFTRRSAVGEVFVSEEIIQPWYDHQHSVTNRHLSLSSALSTYPRTIDPSALLVERDGLSVELTSVIPNSLTSISVGSTSSSLGTVIRRLRRTKQPDELSLIQNCMNAGAAGQAAAFNAVVPGATELDVYISVQAAAQQTAGCPCIVYGDFRATNADVFRAGGLPTEHRLKTGDMMILDFSVVIAGYRSDFTNTVAVGIPTSEQASQAEACIAALTAGESKLVAGTGCASVFETVDAQLVQRGFPGLSHHAGHGLGLEHPEAPILVPHSTDNLLPGDVVTLEPGLYIKGVGGMRFEHNYVITDSGCERLSRHDLGLQPG; encoded by the coding sequence ATGCTCCTGTTATCGCGTGACGGGCATGCAGTGCTGTTCTGCGACAACTTCACGCGTCGGTCCGCTGTCGGTGAGGTTTTCGTTTCTGAGGAAATCATTCAGCCTTGGTATGACCATCAGCATTCTGTGACGAATCGTCACCTGTCCCTGTCTTCAGCGCTGAGCACATATCCCCGAACCATCGATCCCTCAGCTTTGCTGGTCGAACGTGACGGCCTGTCAGTTGAACTGACTTCAGTAATCCCGAACTCCCTAACAAGCATCTCTGTCGGTAGTACATCTTCTTCACTTGGGACTGTCATTCGTCGGCTACGTCGGACAAAGCAGCCGGATGAACTGTCATTGATACAGAATTGCATGAATGCCGGGGCCGCGGGACAGGCCGCCGCATTTAATGCCGTAGTGCCCGGTGCAACGGAACTGGACGTTTACATCTCCGTTCAGGCGGCCGCTCAACAGACCGCCGGCTGTCCGTGTATCGTTTATGGAGATTTTCGTGCCACTAATGCCGATGTTTTCAGGGCAGGCGGACTCCCAACCGAACATCGACTGAAGACCGGCGACATGATGATTCTGGATTTCAGTGTGGTTATCGCCGGCTATCGCAGTGATTTTACGAACACCGTGGCTGTAGGAATTCCGACTTCGGAACAGGCCTCTCAGGCTGAGGCGTGTATCGCGGCGCTGACCGCAGGCGAATCAAAATTGGTCGCAGGAACCGGCTGCGCATCCGTCTTCGAAACCGTGGACGCTCAACTGGTGCAGCGAGGCTTTCCGGGTTTGTCGCATCATGCGGGACATGGTTTGGGACTGGAACATCCGGAAGCACCAATCCTCGTTCCACACAGTACGGATAATCTGCTGCCAGGCGATGTCGTTACCCTGGAACCGGGTCTGTATATCAAAGGCGTGGGGGGAATGCGTTTTGAACACAACTATGTCATTACGGATTCCGGATGCGAACGATTGAGCCGGCATGATCTGGGTCTGCAACCCGGCTGA
- a CDS encoding peptidyl-alpha-hydroxyglycine alpha-amidating lyase family protein has translation MRKVGSGEFVYEEVKSWAGFPKDWKTEDAPAVAVDSLDRVFVLIRNEKDKDGLLIFDREGNFLNSWGENLFVRPHGLFIGPDDSVYVVDDWGHRVSRFTPDGDVTMMIDTRDQPADTGYVRGRHEVARAGPPFNEPTGCALAPGGGLYVSDGYGNARMHKFTSDGRLLLTWGEPGDGPGQFRTPHGVFVDGNGLVHVSDRMNRRVQVFSPQGEYLNEWNANYPNNVCIDARGYIYVAEMGGFLLYGRQPRLDKLPARVTVRDSAGAILSEWSEVDPIGTGQYFCPHSTAVDSRGDLYVSEVATSYNFGTAPADWGVLRKYVKV, from the coding sequence GTGAGAAAAGTTGGATCCGGTGAATTCGTTTATGAAGAAGTGAAATCGTGGGCCGGATTCCCGAAAGACTGGAAGACCGAAGATGCGCCCGCAGTGGCTGTGGATTCACTCGACCGCGTTTTCGTGCTCATTAGAAATGAAAAGGATAAGGATGGCCTGCTCATCTTTGATCGCGAAGGAAACTTCCTGAATTCATGGGGAGAAAACCTGTTTGTGAGGCCTCACGGTCTTTTTATTGGCCCGGATGATTCTGTTTACGTCGTCGACGACTGGGGCCATCGGGTTTCCAGATTCACACCAGACGGCGATGTGACGATGATGATCGATACCAGAGATCAACCGGCTGATACCGGATATGTGCGCGGTCGCCACGAAGTGGCTCGGGCCGGTCCTCCATTCAATGAACCCACTGGTTGCGCGCTCGCGCCCGGAGGTGGCCTCTATGTGTCGGACGGATATGGCAACGCTCGGATGCACAAGTTCACGTCCGATGGCAGACTGTTGCTGACGTGGGGCGAACCGGGAGACGGTCCTGGACAGTTCCGGACTCCTCACGGTGTGTTCGTTGACGGAAATGGTCTGGTGCACGTTTCCGACCGTATGAACCGTCGCGTGCAGGTATTCAGTCCACAGGGAGAGTACCTGAACGAGTGGAATGCAAATTATCCGAACAATGTGTGTATCGACGCCAGGGGATACATCTATGTCGCAGAGATGGGTGGCTTTCTTCTCTATGGGCGTCAACCTCGACTGGACAAATTACCGGCAAGGGTCACGGTGCGCGATTCGGCTGGTGCGATCCTGTCGGAATGGAGCGAAGTTGATCCGATCGGAACCGGCCAGTATTTTTGCCCGCATTCGACTGCGGTCGATTCACGAGGTGACCTCTACGTCAGTGAGGTTGCGACCTCGTATAATTTTGGTACGGCGCCGGCGGACTGGGGAGTGCTGCGCAAGTACGTGAAGGTTTGA
- a CDS encoding argininosuccinate synthase has translation MADSVVLAYSGGLDTSVLVGWLQDEGYEVHCLYVDLGQPCEDRDAILSKALNIGAKTSEIVDVREELCRDFAFPVLQWQAKYESIYLLGTSIARPLISKACLQRAREVNAAAFAHGATGKGNDQCRFQLAAEALDPRVQMIAPWRNEKFRSQFPGRKEMLEYCDEKNIPVKATASKPYSSDENCLHISYEAGDLEDLTVDGETVVDFGMTVSPQQAPDHEEPVTIGFESGVPISVNGNRLSAAELVSELNTIGGRNGIGRIDMVENRFVGMKSRGVYEAPGMTILYAAHQTLEQLTLDRDLTHLRDQLSPVVAEMVYYGFWYGAKMDALMAFIREAQQVVTGEVKLTLYKGNIRTSSRTSSNSLYDADIASMEQSGGDYDQTDAEGFLRIMGLPGRVQGTVRPRSY, from the coding sequence GTGGCAGATTCGGTTGTTCTCGCCTATAGCGGTGGTCTGGACACATCAGTACTGGTCGGCTGGCTTCAGGATGAAGGATATGAAGTCCACTGCCTGTACGTCGATCTGGGTCAGCCCTGCGAAGATCGCGACGCGATTCTGAGTAAGGCCCTCAATATTGGGGCAAAAACATCGGAAATTGTTGATGTCCGCGAAGAGTTATGTCGCGACTTCGCGTTTCCGGTACTGCAGTGGCAGGCAAAATACGAAAGCATTTATCTGCTGGGCACGTCAATCGCTCGTCCGTTGATTTCCAAAGCCTGTCTTCAGCGAGCCCGTGAAGTTAACGCTGCCGCGTTCGCCCACGGCGCCACCGGAAAGGGCAATGACCAGTGCCGATTCCAGCTGGCCGCAGAAGCGCTGGATCCGAGGGTGCAAATGATCGCACCATGGCGGAACGAGAAGTTTCGCAGCCAGTTTCCCGGACGAAAAGAAATGCTTGAGTACTGCGATGAGAAAAACATTCCGGTTAAAGCGACAGCAAGCAAGCCGTACTCCAGCGACGAAAACTGCCTGCACATCAGCTATGAAGCAGGAGACCTGGAAGACCTGACTGTGGATGGTGAAACAGTCGTAGACTTTGGGATGACAGTGTCTCCTCAACAGGCGCCTGACCACGAAGAACCGGTGACCATCGGTTTTGAATCCGGGGTCCCGATTTCTGTCAACGGAAACAGACTTTCCGCCGCTGAACTGGTGAGTGAACTCAACACGATCGGTGGACGTAACGGCATTGGACGAATCGATATGGTTGAGAATCGATTCGTGGGAATGAAGAGCAGGGGAGTGTATGAAGCGCCCGGAATGACAATTTTGTATGCCGCACACCAGACACTCGAACAACTCACTCTGGACCGCGACCTGACACATCTGCGTGATCAGCTGAGTCCTGTTGTGGCGGAAATGGTCTACTACGGATTTTGGTACGGTGCGAAGATGGATGCACTGATGGCCTTCATCCGGGAAGCACAGCAAGTGGTCACAGGAGAAGTGAAACTCACACTTTACAAAGGTAACATTCGCACAAGCAGCCGAACATCTTCCAACAGCCTGTATGATGCAGACATTGCAAGTATGGAACAAAGTGGAGGAGACTACGATCAGACGGACGCAGAAGGTTTCCTGCGAATCATGGGTCTGCCGGGCAGGGTTCAGGGAACCGTTCGGCCACGATCCTATTAG
- a CDS encoding GNAT family N-acetyltransferase: MSATAKHYKRLRMQIDLQQTLEAPALPDGYRFVPWQPLVQERHAQVQWRAFRNDVDGRLFNCLSNLAGCRRLLGETVNHAQFFVSGTWLVKFQPEPVWPADDCAMIQGLVRTSRTGAIQNLGVVPEHRGFGIGRALLLKTLHAYQSTGVRTATLEVTANNQPAVRLYLKLGFQVVRVLYRTAKAGSVVRGSERRPYELERRVPVVG, translated from the coding sequence ATGAGTGCAACAGCAAAGCACTACAAGCGGCTGAGAATGCAGATTGATCTCCAACAAACACTGGAAGCGCCCGCGCTTCCTGACGGTTACCGGTTTGTTCCCTGGCAGCCGTTGGTTCAGGAACGTCATGCTCAGGTTCAGTGGCGCGCGTTTCGGAATGATGTTGACGGCCGATTATTTAACTGTTTGAGCAATCTGGCCGGCTGTCGGCGACTGCTTGGTGAGACTGTCAATCATGCTCAGTTCTTCGTCAGCGGGACATGGCTGGTTAAATTTCAGCCGGAACCGGTCTGGCCTGCAGATGACTGTGCGATGATTCAGGGATTGGTTCGGACCAGCAGAACCGGAGCAATTCAAAATCTGGGAGTGGTTCCCGAGCATCGTGGATTTGGTATCGGCCGTGCTCTGTTGCTTAAAACGCTCCACGCGTACCAAAGCACAGGTGTTCGGACGGCAACTCTTGAAGTGACAGCCAACAATCAGCCGGCCGTACGTCTGTACCTGAAACTTGGTTTTCAGGTTGTTCGTGTGCTGTATCGAACGGCAAAGGCGGGTTCGGTGGTTCGAGGTTCGGAACGACGCCCCTATGAACTGGAGCGTCGAGTTCCGGTTGTTGGCTGA
- a CDS encoding 3-keto-5-aminohexanoate cleavage protein encodes MKWKPLIITVTCDPQLQDPLNPRTDELQTVEAIAREYNDANAAGAVMDHVHGLYSRDPVVQTDGRQLQVPDIEGTAAIVRNIREKFPQVGIQQGLASMRPEQKLELWEAIKPEMSSLNVNSHDEYFDPYPDQVKPVCCYSVHPINELRQYFQWASQHGVKPELECFDTGAFDAIRIIRDGIFWTDDGHREEETGLLEDPLWCTFFFGWPGQSCQPMTDLALFNQIYHQPERINWSMSCMSRCPREYWAQINRGVLQNGHIRVGYEDCGRHPDGSYASTNADLVDRAVQMARLVGRPIATPAEAREMIGLRSA; translated from the coding sequence ATGAAATGGAAACCGCTCATTATCACCGTCACCTGTGATCCACAGCTGCAGGACCCACTCAACCCGCGTACGGATGAATTACAAACAGTTGAGGCGATTGCCAGGGAATACAACGATGCCAACGCCGCCGGCGCCGTGATGGACCACGTGCACGGACTTTACTCACGAGATCCGGTTGTGCAGACTGATGGCAGACAGCTACAGGTTCCTGACATTGAGGGCACGGCTGCCATCGTTAGAAACATTCGCGAGAAATTTCCTCAGGTTGGAATCCAGCAGGGACTGGCGAGCATGCGTCCCGAACAGAAATTGGAGTTATGGGAGGCGATCAAGCCTGAAATGAGTTCATTGAATGTGAATTCGCACGACGAATACTTCGACCCTTATCCCGATCAGGTAAAACCAGTTTGCTGCTATTCTGTGCACCCGATCAATGAACTGCGACAGTATTTTCAATGGGCCAGTCAGCATGGCGTCAAGCCGGAACTGGAGTGCTTTGATACAGGGGCTTTCGATGCCATCCGGATTATTCGTGACGGTATCTTCTGGACGGACGATGGCCACCGTGAAGAGGAAACAGGACTGTTGGAAGATCCGTTGTGGTGTACCTTTTTCTTTGGGTGGCCGGGTCAGAGCTGCCAGCCGATGACAGACCTCGCCCTGTTTAATCAGATCTACCACCAGCCCGAGCGGATCAACTGGTCGATGTCGTGTATGTCGCGATGTCCCCGGGAATACTGGGCTCAGATCAATCGTGGCGTGCTGCAGAACGGGCACATCCGCGTTGGGTATGAAGACTGTGGACGACATCCCGATGGATCGTATGCGTCAACAAATGCTGATCTGGTGGACCGAGCGGTGCAAATGGCCAGGCTCGTGGGCCGCCCGATTGCGACGCCGGCCGAAGCGCGTGAAATGATTGGCCTGCGGTCCGCGTGA
- a CDS encoding type I 3-dehydroquinate dehydratase: MICISVAPSSRRLAAADLFNASKQCDLIELCLDQFERKPDVGALLDIVDKPILVSCRQPRDGGHWVGPEEDRISLIRNAIAAGPEYVEMNVELAEQIPRFGTTKRVINYTNLHGPLNRTSVNSVIQRCLKANADVVKFTWLTETLDDMWPLLSVATQNRDVPVVGKGIGPGGLAFSLLARRYGSPWIYAALEQGMATSDGEATVAQLNEEYCCSDVTRQTRFVGIVGRGIVENTTSRILNAAFKEFQVPIRCLPVIPGRPDRLRKMLEILKIHALIIHSEFAEQMHQLVDEQHRTVGEDGYMDIMSEKQGRWKARATLFDSIETATSGIRNSKNWAQGRVILIIGADALSMSMASRFQEMNSAVSLASPSDNSAARAAKQAGVRHVPWNAIHSLMVEGVILTDASIKCGTGRGELNPSLLRERLTVVDLLSYPAESAIAQEAQERGCHYVNPAMIFACQMQKQFRYLTGKSLPLEAFRKGLGG; this comes from the coding sequence ATGATATGTATCTCCGTCGCTCCGTCTTCACGTCGACTGGCTGCTGCTGATCTGTTCAATGCTTCCAAACAGTGCGACCTGATCGAATTGTGCCTGGACCAGTTTGAACGAAAACCAGACGTCGGAGCACTTCTGGACATTGTCGATAAACCGATTCTGGTGTCGTGTCGGCAACCACGGGATGGCGGGCACTGGGTCGGGCCTGAAGAAGACAGAATCAGCCTGATTCGCAATGCGATCGCTGCAGGACCGGAATACGTGGAAATGAACGTGGAACTGGCCGAGCAGATACCAAGATTCGGCACGACAAAAAGAGTGATCAACTACACCAACCTCCACGGCCCACTTAACCGAACGTCCGTCAACAGTGTGATTCAACGATGCCTCAAAGCGAACGCTGACGTTGTCAAATTCACATGGCTGACTGAAACACTTGACGACATGTGGCCTCTGCTGTCGGTGGCCACGCAGAACCGTGATGTTCCGGTGGTCGGCAAAGGCATCGGTCCCGGCGGACTTGCCTTTTCACTGCTGGCACGTCGCTATGGTTCCCCCTGGATCTATGCCGCACTCGAACAAGGGATGGCAACCAGTGACGGAGAAGCCACCGTTGCTCAACTGAACGAAGAATACTGCTGTTCGGATGTGACCCGTCAGACCAGATTCGTGGGGATCGTCGGACGAGGAATTGTGGAGAATACAACGTCCCGTATACTGAACGCAGCTTTTAAGGAATTCCAGGTGCCGATCCGGTGTCTGCCCGTCATTCCCGGCCGCCCGGATCGACTGCGCAAGATGCTGGAAATATTAAAAATCCACGCCCTGATTATCCACAGTGAATTCGCTGAACAGATGCATCAGCTGGTCGACGAACAGCATCGGACCGTGGGTGAAGATGGTTACATGGACATCATGTCCGAAAAACAGGGACGGTGGAAGGCGCGTGCAACATTGTTCGATTCGATCGAAACAGCCACCTCCGGTATTCGTAACAGCAAAAACTGGGCTCAGGGACGAGTGATTCTGATCATCGGTGCTGATGCACTCTCGATGAGTATGGCCAGTCGGTTTCAGGAGATGAACTCAGCGGTTAGTCTGGCATCACCGTCCGATAATTCGGCTGCCAGGGCCGCAAAACAGGCTGGTGTACGCCATGTTCCCTGGAATGCCATTCACAGCCTGATGGTAGAGGGAGTCATACTGACCGATGCCAGCATCAAATGTGGTACCGGTCGAGGTGAACTGAACCCGTCGCTGTTGCGCGAACGACTTACTGTCGTCGATCTGTTGAGTTATCCGGCTGAGTCCGCGATAGCGCAGGAAGCACAGGAACGCGGTTGTCACTACGTGAATCCCGCAATGATTTTTGCATGTCAGATGCAAAAACAGTTCCGGTATCTCACCGGAAAATCGTTGCCGCTCGAAGCGTTCCGGAAGGGACTCGGAGGGTAG
- a CDS encoding LLM class flavin-dependent oxidoreductase, producing MDSIRHGMFIMPFHDPTKPLTQCCDEDLELIVRADELGFSEFWIGEHHTMKYENIVTPEFLIARALGETQQIRMGPAPVCLNQHHPGNVACRLAYLDHLSKGRLNLCFGPGAVPTDLEMYGHEPKDAGAMSMEAADMIVQLWTSDPPYQLSGRFWDFKIDEQLDEEHGIGYIPKPLQKPYPPIAIPGQFRGSSAMKFAGSRGYQPFNHGLPAANVLAEMWQIYEDAALEAGHQPKRSDWRVARAIFLADTTKEAQQRVRSNSMGAGFEYIGELLDQSPFGRAMFKRDLNMSNADCNIDYLMEEQIIAGDVDEVLRRLLLLIEEIGPFGTLISMGYDWDDKQSWVHSMELFANELMPALNKAMGLAPVK from the coding sequence ATGGATTCGATCCGTCATGGCATGTTCATCATGCCGTTTCATGACCCGACCAAACCGTTGACTCAATGCTGTGACGAAGACCTGGAACTGATCGTCAGAGCAGATGAACTGGGATTCAGCGAATTCTGGATCGGTGAGCACCACACGATGAAGTATGAGAATATCGTGACGCCGGAGTTTCTCATTGCTCGTGCGCTGGGTGAAACGCAGCAGATCCGCATGGGACCGGCCCCGGTCTGTCTTAATCAGCACCATCCGGGAAATGTGGCCTGCCGTCTGGCGTATCTGGATCATCTGTCTAAAGGCAGACTTAACCTTTGTTTCGGTCCTGGAGCCGTCCCGACAGACCTGGAAATGTATGGCCACGAGCCAAAAGATGCCGGTGCCATGTCCATGGAAGCCGCCGACATGATTGTCCAGTTGTGGACGTCTGATCCTCCGTACCAATTGTCCGGCAGGTTCTGGGATTTCAAAATTGACGAACAACTGGACGAAGAGCACGGCATTGGGTACATACCGAAACCGCTGCAAAAGCCGTATCCCCCCATTGCAATTCCGGGGCAGTTTCGAGGTTCCTCGGCGATGAAGTTCGCCGGCAGCAGGGGCTACCAGCCATTCAATCACGGGCTGCCGGCCGCCAACGTCCTGGCTGAAATGTGGCAGATCTACGAAGACGCTGCGTTGGAGGCGGGTCATCAGCCGAAACGCTCTGACTGGCGAGTAGCACGCGCCATCTTTTTGGCAGATACGACCAAAGAAGCTCAGCAACGTGTACGTTCAAACTCAATGGGTGCCGGCTTTGAATATATTGGCGAATTGCTGGATCAAAGTCCTTTTGGACGCGCGATGTTCAAGCGGGACCTGAACATGAGCAATGCCGACTGCAATATCGATTACCTGATGGAAGAACAGATTATCGCAGGGGATGTGGACGAAGTGCTCCGTCGTCTGTTGCTTCTGATTGAAGAAATTGGTCCGTTTGGCACGCTGATTTCAATGGGGTATGACTGGGACGACAAGCAAAGCTGGGTGCACAGTATGGAGTTGTTTGCCAACGAATTGATGCCTGCCTTAAACAAAGCCATGGGGCTGGCACCGGTGAAGTAA
- the rdgB gene encoding RdgB/HAM1 family non-canonical purine NTP pyrophosphatase has product MAVEVASDYKVTMKYRIVLASRNRKKSAEISDLLAPQGFEVVPVTEFPQVAEVVEDGDSFAANAAKKATQVAVAVGEWAIGEDSGLCVDALNGAPGIYSARFSGENATDERNNDKLLQELTGVPADKRDAEYVCSIVLSDPSGRPRVSAEGTCRGRIVDERRGTGGFGYDPLFLIPEFHRTFGELSPLVKQCLSHRARAFKKFVAGMYDVASDFQL; this is encoded by the coding sequence GTGGCGGTTGAAGTCGCTTCCGACTACAAGGTCACAATGAAGTATCGCATTGTTCTTGCCAGCCGCAATCGTAAGAAGTCTGCGGAAATTTCAGATCTTCTTGCGCCTCAGGGTTTTGAAGTGGTTCCGGTCACCGAATTTCCGCAGGTGGCTGAAGTGGTGGAAGATGGAGATTCCTTTGCAGCCAATGCTGCTAAGAAAGCCACACAGGTGGCAGTTGCGGTCGGGGAGTGGGCGATCGGAGAAGACAGCGGGTTGTGTGTCGACGCACTGAACGGCGCTCCGGGAATTTACTCTGCGCGGTTCAGCGGTGAAAACGCCACCGACGAGCGTAACAATGACAAGTTGCTGCAGGAGCTGACAGGCGTGCCTGCTGATAAACGCGATGCTGAATACGTCTGCAGCATTGTGCTTTCTGATCCGTCAGGCAGGCCGCGAGTATCGGCGGAGGGTACCTGTCGGGGGCGTATTGTCGATGAGCGACGCGGGACAGGCGGGTTTGGCTACGATCCTTTGTTTCTGATCCCGGAATTCCACAGGACTTTCGGAGAACTAAGCCCTTTGGTGAAACAGTGTCTGAGCCATCGGGCACGCGCGTTCAAAAAGTTCGTGGCCGGCATGTATGATGTTGCTTCAGATTTTCAGCTTTGA